From a single Bacillus pumilus genomic region:
- a CDS encoding alpha/beta-type small acid-soluble spore protein has product MANSNSSNQLLVPGAAQAIDQMKYEIASEFGVNLGADTTARANGSVGGEITKRLVSYAQQNMGGTKA; this is encoded by the coding sequence ATGGCAAATTCTAATAGTTCAAATCAATTACTAGTTCCTGGAGCAGCGCAAGCAATCGATCAAATGAAATACGAAATCGCTTCTGAATTTGGCGTTAACCTTGGAGCAGACACAACAGCTCGTGCTAACGGTTCAGTTGGTGGAGAAATCACAAAACGTCTTGTATCTTACGCTCAACAAAACATGGGTGGAACAAAAGCTTAA
- a CDS encoding ABC transporter ATP-binding protein, whose product MAEMMLNQIYKVYDNKVTAVDNFNLHIEDKEFIVFVGPSGCGKSTTLRMIAGLEEISQGDFLLDGKRMNDVAPKDRDIAMVFQNYALYPHMNVYDNMAFGLKLRKFPKAEIDERVRNAAKILGLEQYLDRKPKALSGGQRQRVALGRAIVRDAKVFLLDEPLSNLDAKLRVQMRAEISKLHQRLQTTFIYVTHDQTEAMTMATRLVVMKDGFIQQVGAPKDVYENPENVFVGGFIGSPAMNFFTGKLSDGAIAVGKTHIRVPEGKMKVLRSQGYIGKDVILGIRPEDFHDEPVFIEASEGTKIDANVEVAELMGAETMLYSSLDGQSFIARVDSRTDVQAGQSIPLAIDMNKAHFFDSDTELRIRSAD is encoded by the coding sequence ATGGCTGAAATGATGCTCAATCAAATTTATAAAGTGTACGATAACAAGGTAACAGCAGTCGACAACTTCAATCTACATATAGAGGATAAAGAATTTATTGTATTTGTGGGGCCATCGGGATGCGGAAAATCGACAACCCTTCGTATGATTGCAGGGCTTGAAGAGATTTCTCAAGGAGATTTTCTGTTAGATGGAAAACGGATGAATGATGTAGCACCAAAAGATCGGGATATCGCAATGGTTTTCCAAAACTATGCATTATACCCTCATATGAATGTATACGATAATATGGCTTTTGGATTAAAGCTAAGAAAATTTCCTAAAGCAGAGATTGATGAACGGGTTCGAAATGCTGCGAAAATATTAGGACTTGAGCAATATTTAGACAGGAAACCAAAGGCACTGTCTGGCGGTCAAAGACAACGTGTTGCCCTTGGAAGAGCCATTGTGCGTGATGCAAAGGTCTTTCTTTTGGACGAACCGCTCTCTAATTTAGATGCAAAACTCCGCGTTCAAATGCGTGCTGAAATATCTAAGCTTCATCAGCGTCTGCAAACGACATTTATCTACGTCACCCATGATCAGACTGAAGCTATGACAATGGCCACTCGCCTTGTTGTAATGAAAGATGGTTTTATTCAGCAAGTTGGAGCGCCAAAGGATGTGTATGAAAACCCAGAGAATGTGTTCGTAGGTGGATTCATCGGCTCTCCCGCGATGAACTTTTTCACAGGAAAGCTCTCTGACGGTGCCATTGCAGTTGGAAAAACGCATATTCGTGTACCAGAAGGAAAGATGAAGGTATTACGTAGCCAAGGTTATATCGGAAAAGATGTCATTCTAGGTATCAGGCCAGAAGATTTTCATGATGAACCAGTGTTTATCGAAGCGTCTGAAGGGACAAAAATAGATGCCAACGTAGAAGTCGCTGAATTAATGGGAGCAGAAACGATGCTTTACTCTTCTCTTGATGGTCAATCGTTTATTGCTCGTGTTGATTCTCGTACTGATGTTCAGGCTGGACAGTCTATTCCTCTTGCTATCGATATGAACAAGGCCCACTTCTTTGATTCGGATACAGAACTTCGTATTCGCTCTGCTGATTAA